A single region of the Sulfitobacter geojensis genome encodes:
- the dusA gene encoding tRNA dihydrouridine(20/20a) synthase DusA, producing MLLDQHARLSVAPMMDWTDRHCRYLHRLLSRNTLLYTEMVTSPALVRGGALHLLDHDVSEHPVALQLGGSDPVELAKAAKLGADAGYDEINLNVGCPSDRVQSGFFGAVLMERPALVAECVAEMRAAVNVDVTVKCRIGVDDQDPEEVLPEFLAQVIATGCTRVQIHARKAWLKGLSPKENRDIPPLDYPLVQRMKQYFPNLHISINGGITSLDQAVALLDSGLDGVMIGRAAYHQAGDILSTADRRIYGQGEDTTAEEAVRAMLPYIEAHLSAGGRLNQITRHMMGLFTGRPGARIWRRMLSENASKPGAGPELVLEALASIETLAAAQEAL from the coding sequence ATGCTGCTTGATCAACACGCACGGCTTTCCGTCGCCCCGATGATGGACTGGACCGACCGCCATTGCCGCTATCTGCACCGGCTGCTCAGCCGCAATACGCTGCTTTATACGGAGATGGTGACTTCGCCCGCATTGGTGCGGGGCGGGGCATTGCATTTGTTGGATCACGATGTATCCGAACATCCCGTCGCGTTGCAACTGGGCGGTTCGGATCCCGTTGAACTGGCCAAAGCTGCCAAACTGGGTGCGGATGCGGGATATGACGAAATCAATCTGAATGTGGGCTGCCCGTCGGATCGGGTGCAGTCGGGCTTTTTTGGCGCGGTACTGATGGAGCGCCCTGCGTTGGTGGCGGAATGCGTGGCCGAAATGCGCGCGGCGGTGAATGTCGACGTCACCGTAAAATGTCGCATCGGTGTGGACGATCAAGACCCCGAAGAGGTGTTGCCCGAATTTCTGGCGCAAGTCATCGCGACTGGCTGTACCCGTGTGCAAATCCATGCGCGCAAGGCGTGGCTCAAGGGGCTGTCCCCCAAAGAAAACCGCGATATCCCGCCGCTCGATTATCCACTGGTCCAGCGGATGAAACAATATTTCCCGAACCTTCATATCTCGATCAACGGCGGTATTACTTCGCTGGATCAGGCGGTTGCGCTGCTCGACAGCGGGTTGGACGGTGTGATGATCGGACGCGCGGCCTATCATCAGGCAGGCGATATCCTTAGCACAGCCGACAGGCGGATTTACGGGCAGGGCGAAGACACCACAGCCGAAGAGGCGGTGCGCGCCATGTTGCCCTATATCGAAGCGCATCTTAGTGCGGGGGGCCGGTTGAACCAGATCACCCGTCATATGATGGGTCTGTTTACGGGCCGCCCGGGCGCGCGCATCTGGCGGCGGATGCTGTCGGAAAACGCGTCAAAACCGGGGGCTGGACCAGAACTGGTTCTGGAAGCACTGGCAAGCATCGAAACACTGGCAGCTGCGCAAGAAGCCCTGTAA
- a CDS encoding sulfite exporter TauE/SafE family protein has protein sequence MPETMLLIQMTVFLLVIGAFAGVLAGLLGVGGGIVLVPAFFYSFQALGFDGPQLMQMCLATSLATIVVTSLRSVLSHNKKGAVDWDILRGWAPGIVIGASLGVLMVAQLRSTTLQMVFGVLGLTIGLYLGFGRSEWRLGQQMPVGKLRAAMSPVLGFLSVLLGIGGGSFGVPVMTLYNTPMHRAVATAAGFGMLIAVPAVIGFLFVPMQGTVPPYTLGLVNLPAFGIIIAMTLMTAPIGVKIAHMMDPKPLKRVFAVFLILVALNMLRKALM, from the coding sequence ATGCCGGAAACCATGTTACTGATCCAGATGACCGTGTTCTTATTGGTGATCGGGGCCTTCGCCGGTGTGCTCGCCGGCTTGCTGGGGGTTGGCGGCGGCATCGTTCTGGTGCCCGCGTTTTTCTATTCTTTCCAAGCGCTTGGATTTGACGGACCGCAGTTGATGCAGATGTGTCTTGCGACGTCATTGGCGACAATTGTTGTAACCTCTCTGCGCTCGGTTCTCAGCCACAATAAAAAAGGGGCTGTTGATTGGGACATCCTGCGCGGGTGGGCACCCGGGATTGTCATCGGGGCCAGCTTGGGCGTGTTGATGGTGGCGCAATTGCGCTCGACCACCTTGCAAATGGTGTTTGGTGTGCTGGGGCTGACGATCGGTTTGTACTTGGGCTTTGGGCGATCCGAATGGCGGCTGGGACAGCAGATGCCGGTGGGCAAGCTGCGGGCGGCGATGTCGCCGGTGTTGGGCTTTTTATCGGTGCTTTTGGGGATCGGCGGGGGCAGTTTCGGTGTGCCGGTGATGACGCTTTATAACACACCGATGCACCGCGCCGTGGCCACTGCCGCGGGTTTTGGCATGCTGATTGCCGTACCTGCCGTGATTGGTTTCCTGTTTGTGCCGATGCAAGGCACGGTGCCGCCCTATACGCTAGGGTTGGTGAACTTGCCGGCCTTTGGCATCATCATCGCGATGACACTGATGACAGCCCCGATTGGCGTGAAAATTGCCCATATGATGGATCCGAAACCGTTGAAACGGGTGTTTGCGGTCTTTCTGATCCTGGTCGCGTTGAACATGCTGCGCAAAGCGTTGATGTGA
- a CDS encoding DUF1289 domain-containing protein translates to MSDQIWTRDEVESPCIKICVVHPEARLCTGCLRSIDEIGRWSRMSSEERREIMAELPDRAGQISKRRGGRAARLARK, encoded by the coding sequence ATGAGTGATCAGATCTGGACGCGCGACGAGGTCGAAAGCCCCTGCATCAAAATCTGCGTGGTACATCCAGAAGCACGGCTGTGCACCGGATGTTTGCGTTCCATCGACGAAATTGGCCGGTGGTCCCGCATGTCCTCCGAAGAACGCCGCGAAATCATGGCAGAGTTGCCCGATAGGGCCGGTCAGATCAGCAAGCGTCGCGGCGGACGCGCGGCACGGCTGGCCCGAAAGTAA
- the ruvX gene encoding Holliday junction resolvase RuvX yields the protein MIIEDMAEFAGALPSMRALIGLDLGEKTIGVAVSDGFLSVATPLETVRRKKFGVDAARLAEIITERNIGGLVLGLPRNMDGSEGPRCQSTRAFARNFDKLTPLPITFWDERLSTVAAERALLEADTSRKRRAEVIDHVAAGYILQGVLDRLAFLRREENAR from the coding sequence ATGATCATCGAAGATATGGCGGAATTCGCGGGCGCACTGCCTTCCATGCGCGCACTTATCGGGCTTGATCTGGGGGAAAAGACAATTGGCGTGGCAGTCTCCGACGGGTTTCTCAGCGTGGCCACCCCGTTGGAAACCGTGCGGCGCAAAAAGTTCGGCGTTGATGCGGCCCGTCTGGCCGAAATCATCACGGAACGCAACATCGGCGGTCTGGTGCTGGGATTGCCGCGCAATATGGACGGGTCGGAAGGACCGCGTTGCCAATCGACCCGCGCTTTCGCGCGTAACTTTGACAAGCTGACACCGCTGCCCATCACCTTTTGGGATGAACGCCTGTCGACTGTCGCCGCAGAGCGCGCCTTGCTTGAGGCGGATACATCACGCAAACGTCGTGCGGAGGTCATTGATCACGTCGCGGCGGGGTATATCTTGCAAGGGGTGCTGGACCGGTTGGCATTCCTGCGCAGGGAGGAAAATGCAAGATGA